In the Chroococcidiopsis sp. SAG 2025 genome, one interval contains:
- a CDS encoding BolA family protein has translation MISPQQVEEMIKVAIPDAQVQVQDLTGGGDHYQVVVVSSQFEGKGRVQQHQLVYSSLNQAMSSEAIHALALRTYTPQAWQAVSQVV, from the coding sequence ATGATTAGTCCTCAGCAAGTTGAGGAAATGATTAAGGTAGCGATCCCAGATGCCCAAGTTCAAGTACAAGACTTGACTGGGGGTGGAGATCATTACCAAGTAGTAGTCGTTTCTTCCCAGTTTGAAGGTAAGGGACGAGTACAACAGCACCAACTCGTCTACAGCTCCCTCAACCAAGCAATGTCATCAGAAGCTATCCATGCCCTAGCACTAAGGACTTACACACCCCAAGCTTGGCAAGCTGTCAGCCAAGTGGTGTAA
- the grxD gene encoding Grx4 family monothiol glutaredoxin translates to MTPELKERLDNLVQQNKILVFMKGNKLMPQCGFSNNVVQILNTLGVPFETVDVLADYEIRQGIKEYSNWPTIPQVYVNGQFVGGSDILIEMYQSGELQQMVEVALAS, encoded by the coding sequence ATGACTCCAGAATTGAAAGAGCGACTCGATAATCTCGTTCAACAAAACAAAATCTTGGTTTTCATGAAGGGCAACAAGTTGATGCCCCAGTGTGGTTTTTCTAACAATGTCGTGCAAATTCTTAACACTCTGGGAGTTCCCTTCGAGACTGTTGACGTTTTAGCAGACTATGAAATTCGACAAGGAATTAAAGAGTATTCCAATTGGCCTACCATTCCTCAAGTTTATGTTAACGGTCAATTTGTGGGCGGCTCTGATATTCTGATTGAAATGTACCAAAGTGGCGAGTTACAACAGATGGTAGAAGTCGCACTTGCTTCTTAA
- a CDS encoding DUF6761 family protein produces the protein MLQDTQTIRHYQKLTDALVEMWQRGYRTDDLRLYLDGYLAAMRHSNILEPYLIHRLEEEATRFLYDPYNFEMPVQPEPESDYR, from the coding sequence ATGTTACAAGATACTCAAACAATTCGCCACTATCAAAAACTGACCGATGCTCTGGTCGAAATGTGGCAAAGAGGCTATCGCACAGACGATTTACGTTTGTATTTAGACGGCTATCTCGCAGCCATGAGGCATTCCAACATCCTTGAACCCTATCTAATTCATCGTTTAGAGGAAGAAGCAACCCGCTTTCTATACGATCCGTATAACTTTGAAATGCCGGTTCAGCCAGAACCAGAATCAGACTACCGTTAA
- a CDS encoding response regulator transcription factor: MTSVCIEIVEGNPHLRSLLSWHLQQVGYRVYQAASLYQARDVFLTRQPTLVILDAELADGDGTEFCRWLQQQQQPLILMLSARNTEADIVTGLKAGADDYLCKPFGMQEFLARIEALIRRQRTPAAPAYLDYGTLQIDLVQRRVYFKGEYIDLTPQEFSLLYVLAQAGGLPLSRSELLRRAWPDAIDNPRTIDTHVLSLRKKVEIDPRQPSLIQTVRNVGYRFNAEILKANSVQPTDISQHQTANHHSTIEETREKSEVFH; the protein is encoded by the coding sequence GTGACCTCGGTTTGTATAGAAATTGTAGAGGGAAATCCACATCTGCGATCGCTACTCAGTTGGCACTTACAACAGGTAGGCTATCGAGTATATCAAGCAGCTAGTCTCTATCAAGCGCGAGACGTATTTTTAACGCGCCAGCCCACACTAGTAATTCTCGATGCTGAATTAGCTGATGGTGACGGGACAGAGTTTTGCCGTTGGCTACAGCAACAACAGCAACCACTGATTCTGATGCTATCTGCCCGCAACACCGAAGCGGATATTGTCACTGGTTTAAAAGCAGGAGCAGACGATTACTTGTGCAAACCCTTTGGAATGCAGGAATTTTTAGCGCGAATCGAAGCACTGATTCGTCGTCAACGCACGCCAGCCGCACCAGCTTACTTGGACTACGGCACTTTGCAAATAGATCTAGTCCAGCGTCGCGTTTACTTCAAAGGTGAATACATCGACCTCACGCCTCAAGAATTTAGTTTACTTTACGTCTTGGCGCAAGCTGGAGGTTTACCCCTCAGCCGCTCCGAATTACTGCGGCGTGCTTGGCCTGATGCTATAGATAATCCCCGTACCATCGATACTCACGTCTTGTCATTGCGGAAAAAAGTCGAAATCGATCCGCGCCAACCAAGCTTAATTCAAACTGTGCGTAATGTAGGGTATCGCTTCAACGCGGAAATTCTCAAAGCCAACAGCGTACAACCAACCGACATTTCCCAACACCAAACCGCAAATCATCACTCCACTATAGAAGAAACGAGGGAGAAGTCAGAAGTGTTTCACTAG
- a CDS encoding Gfo/Idh/MocA family oxidoreductase translates to MSSIGVAVVGTGFGQKVHLPGFKAHPRTQVVAVYHRDRDKAQAIAQTHNIPHASPTLEEIVALPEVQAVSISTPPFLHYEMAKTVLQAGKHLLLEKPTTLSATGARELYHIAKANNLVVTLDFEYRFVPAWQRLAELLAEDYVGKKRLIKIDWLVPSRADASRPWNWYSRKDMGGGALGALASHTFDYINWLFGAVQKLCAQLSTSIPQRLDPLTGEMKLVDADDTCMLMLELADGTPCQVSISSAVYANRTHSVEVYGDRGTLVLCSQNQKDYVHGFHLWAASAGQPPAELEIPMRLGFDKTYTDGRIAPFIRVVNQWVQGIDSGESLIPSIREGVYSQLLMDLSHASHQQRSWVDVPDLDTYLTSS, encoded by the coding sequence ATGTCTTCAATTGGTGTGGCAGTAGTTGGAACGGGTTTTGGGCAAAAAGTTCATTTACCTGGGTTTAAGGCTCATCCTCGGACGCAGGTTGTAGCAGTGTATCACCGCGATCGCGACAAAGCTCAGGCGATCGCGCAAACTCATAATATCCCCCATGCGAGTCCTACGCTAGAAGAGATTGTCGCTCTACCAGAAGTCCAAGCAGTTAGCATCTCTACCCCGCCGTTTCTACATTACGAAATGGCAAAGACAGTATTGCAAGCGGGAAAGCACCTGTTATTAGAAAAACCCACCACGCTCTCAGCTACAGGAGCGCGAGAGTTGTATCACATAGCCAAAGCTAACAATCTCGTCGTTACCCTAGATTTTGAATATCGCTTCGTCCCTGCATGGCAAAGGTTAGCCGAATTACTGGCTGAAGATTATGTCGGTAAAAAACGGCTGATTAAAATTGATTGGTTGGTTCCCAGTCGCGCCGATGCTTCCCGCCCTTGGAATTGGTATTCTCGTAAGGATATGGGAGGTGGGGCTTTAGGGGCGCTGGCTTCCCATACTTTCGATTACATAAATTGGTTATTTGGTGCAGTGCAAAAACTGTGCGCTCAGCTCAGTACTAGCATTCCTCAACGACTCGATCCTCTGACAGGGGAAATGAAGCTAGTAGATGCTGATGACACCTGTATGCTAATGCTAGAACTAGCAGACGGTACGCCTTGCCAAGTTAGCATTAGTTCGGCAGTGTATGCCAACCGTACCCACTCAGTAGAAGTGTATGGCGATCGCGGTACTTTAGTATTGTGCAGTCAAAATCAAAAAGATTACGTCCACGGCTTTCACCTCTGGGCTGCTTCCGCCGGACAACCGCCAGCAGAATTGGAAATTCCAATGCGATTGGGATTTGACAAAACCTATACAGACGGACGCATCGCTCCATTTATTCGCGTAGTTAACCAATGGGTACAGGGAATTGATAGCGGAGAATCCCTAATTCCTTCCATCCGTGAAGGTGTTTACTCGCAATTATTAATGGATCTCAGTCATGCTTCTCACCAGCAGCGCAGTTGGGTAGACGTACCAGATTTAGATACATATCTCACCAGTAGCTAA
- a CDS encoding ATP-binding protein produces MVIDFQAQGIDIIRLKEPAIHIFNQIQPHGILIVLAEPELTILQISSNAIATFGIAAEQMLQRPLSDFIDPFQLERIQTGLTATEDLDIINPVKLWVRKKGDEYSVFDGIFHRNIEGFLILELEPALAQENIPFLSFYHLARASINRLEETSNLREFCQIIVQEVRNVTGFDRVMLYKFDNDGHGSVIAEEKLDSMEPYLGLHFPESDIPRPARKLFASNWIRLIPDSRCEPVTLVPAINPISKEPTELTNSILRSAAACHFEYLHNMGVGASLTISLIKDQKLWGLIACHHQTPMYVSYELRKACEFLGRMVFSEIASREETEDFAYRRQLAYVQSALVEYMSQEENFVDGLIKHKPNLLNLANAQGAAICFGNTCTTIGKTPAAEDLNFLIQWLKNNVQEEVFYTDSLAQVYPDAERFKHVASGLLAIPISKRNYVLWFRPEVIQTVNWGGDPHNAYELNQENGLRLCPRKSFQLWQETVSLTSLPWKQVEIKAALELRKAIVNIVLRQADELAQLAADLERSNAELKKFAYVASHDLQEPLNQVANYVQLLEMRYQAQLDADAKEFINFAVEGVSLMQTLIDDVLAYSKVEMQGVEFELTEVDTALDRALGNLRQRITESGAKISRDPLPTVMADSTQLMQLFQNLIGNAIKFRSDKPLEIHISAQRQEEDEWLFAVRDNGMGIEPQFSDRIFVIFQRLHPRDEYPGTGMGLAICKKIVECHRGRIWVESQLGAGATFYFTLPVGGRDRERRNGRKTQNDLFGRGQ; encoded by the coding sequence ATGGTCATCGATTTTCAAGCTCAAGGTATCGACATTATCCGTCTAAAAGAACCAGCAATCCATATTTTTAATCAAATTCAACCGCATGGGATTTTAATTGTTTTAGCAGAACCGGAACTGACAATTTTACAAATTAGTAGTAATGCGATCGCCACGTTCGGAATTGCTGCCGAACAAATGTTACAAAGACCTTTATCAGATTTTATCGATCCTTTTCAGTTAGAAAGAATTCAGACTGGATTAACCGCAACAGAAGATCTCGATATCATCAATCCCGTTAAGTTATGGGTACGAAAGAAGGGCGATGAATATTCTGTATTTGATGGCATATTTCATCGCAATATAGAAGGATTTCTAATCTTAGAATTAGAACCAGCGCTAGCCCAAGAAAATATTCCCTTCCTCAGTTTTTACCACTTAGCTAGAGCATCTATTAATCGCTTAGAAGAAACTTCAAATCTCAGAGAGTTCTGTCAAATTATCGTCCAAGAAGTTCGCAACGTGACTGGCTTCGATCGCGTCATGTTGTATAAATTCGATAACGACGGACATGGTTCTGTCATTGCTGAAGAAAAACTCGATAGTATGGAACCATATTTGGGACTACACTTTCCTGAATCTGATATTCCCAGACCAGCCAGAAAACTATTTGCATCTAATTGGATTCGTTTAATTCCCGATAGTCGCTGCGAACCTGTAACCCTCGTACCAGCAATTAATCCAATTAGCAAAGAACCTACAGAATTAACAAATTCTATTCTCAGAAGTGCCGCAGCTTGTCATTTTGAATATTTACATAATATGGGTGTTGGTGCTTCGCTGACGATCTCGTTAATTAAAGACCAAAAACTTTGGGGATTAATTGCTTGTCACCATCAAACACCCATGTATGTTTCTTACGAATTACGCAAAGCGTGCGAATTTTTGGGACGGATGGTCTTTTCTGAAATTGCTTCTAGAGAAGAAACGGAAGATTTTGCCTATCGGCGACAGTTGGCTTACGTGCAGTCAGCTTTAGTCGAATATATGTCTCAAGAAGAGAACTTTGTTGATGGTTTGATTAAACACAAACCAAATCTTCTCAACTTAGCTAACGCCCAAGGTGCAGCAATTTGTTTTGGCAATACTTGCACGACGATTGGTAAAACTCCCGCAGCAGAAGACTTAAATTTCTTAATCCAGTGGCTGAAAAATAACGTTCAAGAAGAAGTGTTCTACACCGATTCTTTAGCACAGGTTTATCCCGATGCGGAAAGATTCAAACATGTTGCCAGTGGTTTATTAGCAATTCCAATTTCTAAGCGCAATTACGTATTGTGGTTCCGTCCCGAAGTGATTCAAACAGTGAATTGGGGCGGCGATCCTCATAATGCTTACGAATTGAATCAAGAGAATGGACTGCGATTGTGTCCGCGCAAATCTTTCCAATTATGGCAAGAAACAGTCAGCCTCACGTCTTTACCCTGGAAACAAGTAGAAATTAAAGCGGCGCTGGAACTAAGAAAAGCAATTGTCAATATCGTACTGCGCCAAGCTGACGAATTGGCACAATTAGCCGCCGATTTAGAAAGATCGAATGCCGAATTGAAAAAATTTGCTTACGTTGCTTCCCATGACTTACAAGAACCGCTAAATCAGGTAGCAAATTACGTCCAATTGTTAGAAATGCGTTACCAAGCGCAACTTGACGCAGACGCGAAGGAATTTATTAATTTTGCTGTCGAGGGAGTCAGCTTAATGCAAACGCTGATCGATGACGTGCTGGCGTATTCTAAAGTAGAAATGCAGGGAGTTGAGTTTGAACTTACGGAAGTCGATACGGCTTTAGATCGCGCTTTAGGTAATTTAAGACAACGCATTACCGAAAGTGGGGCGAAAATTAGCCGCGATCCATTACCGACTGTGATGGCAGATAGCACCCAATTGATGCAATTGTTTCAAAATTTGATTGGTAATGCAATTAAATTCCGCAGTGACAAACCACTAGAAATTCACATCTCGGCACAGCGTCAAGAAGAGGATGAGTGGCTGTTTGCAGTACGAGATAATGGGATGGGTATTGAACCACAATTTAGCGATCGCATCTTTGTGATCTTCCAACGCTTGCACCCACGAGACGAATATCCAGGTACGGGAATGGGTTTAGCAATCTGTAAAAAGATTGTCGAGTGTCACCGAGGACGAATTTGGGTAGAGTCACAACTTGGAGCTGGGGCAACATTTTATTTTACGCTACCCGTAGGAGGGCGCGATCGTGAGCGGAGAAACGGACGCAAAACACAAAACGATCTTTTTGGTAGAGGACAATAG
- a CDS encoding response regulator, translated as MSGETDAKHKTIFLVEDNRADVRLIEEALKNSSVPHQVMSVRDGVNAIAFLRQEGEFVNAPRPDLILLDLNLPKKDGREVLAEIKADPQLKSIPVVVLTTSRNDEDIAHSYALHVNCYITKSRNLSQLFQIVKGIEEFWLSTVTLPSNQRSATNNQ; from the coding sequence GTGAGCGGAGAAACGGACGCAAAACACAAAACGATCTTTTTGGTAGAGGACAATAGAGCAGATGTCCGTTTAATTGAAGAGGCACTGAAAAATAGTTCCGTACCGCATCAAGTGATGTCGGTGCGGGATGGAGTCAATGCGATCGCATTTTTGCGTCAAGAGGGCGAGTTTGTAAATGCACCTCGCCCCGATTTAATTCTGCTGGATCTCAACTTACCCAAGAAAGACGGGCGAGAAGTCTTAGCAGAAATTAAAGCCGATCCTCAACTCAAAAGCATTCCTGTTGTAGTCCTCACGACTTCTCGGAATGACGAGGATATCGCCCATAGCTACGCATTGCACGTCAATTGTTACATCACCAAATCTCGCAATCTCAGCCAATTGTTTCAGATTGTCAAGGGAATTGAAGAGTTTTGGCTCTCTACCGTTACATTGCCATCAAATCAGCGATCGGCGACCAATAACCAGTGA
- a CDS encoding hybrid sensor histidine kinase/response regulator produces the protein MLASLVKVLLIEDSLAEARFLQEILRQANLRHFHLVHVKRLGDALAELDRGLISSQPYDAVLLDLTLPDSQGLASLPLLLQQAPSLPIVVLTNMNDDELAIEAVRQGAQDYLVKRQIDAKLLVRSLCYAIERKQAAEALQAKNQALATQVQESAVELDKAKQLNRFKSEFVSMLSHDFRSPLTTILLATGLLQNSEKKLTEKQKLTHFQHINAAIKNMAQMLDEVSLAGKAEAGQLQCQPTYLDIQEFCRELVATLELSAAKKQIALIFTYQGEIEKALWDENLLRHILANFLSNAIKYSSAGSSVQFNLIAQPEMVTFQIQDWGIGIPKADLQQLFQPFHRASNVGSTPGTGLGLAIAKKCIEACGGEIYVESEVDVGTTFTVILPVVSVPI, from the coding sequence ATGCTTGCCAGTTTAGTAAAAGTCTTGTTAATTGAAGATAGTTTGGCAGAAGCCAGATTTTTACAAGAGATTTTGCGGCAAGCCAATCTCAGACACTTTCATCTGGTACATGTCAAGCGATTGGGAGATGCCTTAGCAGAACTGGATCGAGGGTTAATATCGTCACAACCCTACGATGCAGTTTTACTAGATTTGACTCTCCCAGATAGTCAGGGTTTAGCATCTTTACCTCTACTACTGCAACAAGCACCTAGCTTACCGATTGTCGTGCTGACGAATATGAACGATGACGAATTAGCAATTGAGGCAGTGCGACAAGGGGCGCAAGACTATTTAGTTAAACGGCAGATCGATGCTAAATTGTTGGTGCGATCGCTATGTTATGCGATCGAGCGCAAGCAGGCAGCAGAAGCTTTACAAGCCAAAAATCAAGCATTAGCAACCCAGGTGCAGGAAAGTGCAGTTGAGTTAGACAAAGCTAAGCAACTGAATCGATTTAAATCTGAATTTGTTTCGATGCTGTCACATGATTTTCGCAGTCCACTAACAACTATTCTTTTAGCAACTGGATTACTACAAAATAGCGAAAAAAAATTAACTGAAAAACAAAAACTAACCCATTTTCAACATATTAATGCTGCAATTAAAAATATGGCGCAGATGTTGGATGAAGTTTCTCTAGCGGGGAAAGCTGAAGCGGGACAACTTCAATGCCAACCTACCTATTTAGATATTCAAGAATTTTGCCGAGAACTAGTTGCAACGCTAGAACTGAGTGCAGCCAAAAAACAGATTGCTCTGATTTTCACCTATCAAGGAGAAATAGAAAAAGCATTATGGGATGAAAATCTGCTGCGACATATTTTAGCTAATTTCCTCAGCAATGCAATTAAATATTCTTCCGCAGGCAGTAGCGTACAATTTAATTTAATTGCTCAACCAGAAATGGTAACTTTTCAAATTCAAGATTGGGGAATTGGTATTCCCAAAGCAGATTTACAACAGCTCTTTCAACCCTTCCACCGCGCCAGCAATGTCGGTAGCACTCCTGGTACTGGCTTAGGACTGGCGATCGCTAAAAAGTGTATTGAAGCCTGCGGTGGCGAGATTTATGTGGAGAGTGAAGTCGATGTAGGAACCACATTTACTGTCATTTTACCCGTGGTCTCCGTACCAATCTAA
- a CDS encoding ferredoxin--nitrite reductase, translating into MTQAVKKQKLNKVEQAKAKKHPLLLKQELEHFAQIGWEAMDEFERDFGLKWLGFFHRPVTPGKFMMRMRIPNGILTSTQMRVLAEIVQRYCQGAGFQDQGNADITTRQNLQLRGIRIEDIADIIKILAQAGLTCVQSGMDNVRNITGSPVAGIDANELIDTRGLCRILQDAITNNGEGNLELSDLPRKFNIAVAGGRDNSVHAEINDLGLLPAYKDGTLGFNIIVGGYFAPNQYVSAIPLDAWIPPEDVVALTLAMMMVYRENGPRENRQKCRMMHLINQWGIEKFRAEVEQRFGKLLATAAEKDEIDWEKRDHIGVYQQKQTGLNYVGLHIPVGRLYANEMFELARMAEVYGNGEIRLTVEQNLIIPHIPDTRLSAFLAEPLLKERFTIEPGTLNRGLVSCTGNEFCGFAIIETKNRALAIVKELEQELILTQPVRIHWTGCPNSCGQPQVADIGFIGTKTRKDDRTVEAVDIWMGGKVGKDAHLGKEVMKRVACEDLKSVVRDLLVEHFGAKIKEETLVG; encoded by the coding sequence ATGACACAAGCAGTTAAAAAACAGAAATTAAATAAAGTCGAGCAAGCCAAAGCTAAGAAACACCCTCTATTACTCAAACAAGAACTAGAACACTTCGCCCAAATTGGCTGGGAAGCAATGGACGAGTTCGAGCGAGATTTCGGACTTAAGTGGTTGGGTTTTTTCCATCGTCCAGTGACTCCTGGTAAGTTTATGATGCGGATGCGGATACCCAACGGCATCTTAACTAGCACTCAAATGCGAGTCCTAGCAGAAATCGTACAGCGCTACTGCCAAGGTGCGGGATTTCAAGACCAAGGTAACGCAGACATTACCACGCGCCAAAACTTACAACTGCGTGGCATCCGCATTGAAGATATTGCTGATATTATCAAGATACTGGCACAAGCTGGTCTAACCTGCGTCCAGTCAGGGATGGACAACGTGCGGAACATTACGGGTTCCCCTGTAGCTGGAATTGATGCCAACGAACTGATTGATACGCGGGGATTGTGCCGCATTCTCCAAGATGCCATTACCAACAACGGTGAAGGTAATCTCGAACTGAGCGATTTACCCCGAAAATTTAACATAGCTGTGGCTGGTGGTCGCGATAACTCCGTTCACGCCGAAATCAATGACCTCGGCTTGCTTCCAGCATATAAAGATGGAACACTGGGATTTAACATCATTGTCGGCGGTTATTTTGCCCCCAATCAATACGTGAGCGCAATTCCCCTTGATGCTTGGATTCCTCCCGAAGATGTGGTTGCTTTAACTCTGGCGATGATGATGGTCTATCGCGAAAATGGACCGAGGGAAAACCGCCAAAAGTGCCGCATGATGCATCTAATTAACCAATGGGGGATAGAAAAGTTTCGCGCTGAGGTAGAACAACGGTTTGGTAAACTACTAGCCACAGCCGCAGAAAAAGATGAAATTGACTGGGAAAAACGCGACCATATTGGAGTTTATCAGCAAAAACAAACAGGATTAAATTATGTCGGATTGCACATTCCTGTCGGTCGTTTATATGCAAATGAAATGTTTGAACTGGCACGAATGGCAGAGGTTTACGGTAATGGAGAAATTCGCCTCACTGTCGAGCAAAATTTAATTATTCCCCATATTCCCGATACGCGCTTGAGTGCGTTTTTAGCCGAGCCTTTGCTAAAAGAGCGTTTTACAATTGAACCAGGAACTTTAAATCGAGGTTTGGTTTCTTGTACTGGAAATGAATTTTGCGGTTTTGCAATTATCGAAACTAAAAACCGTGCTTTGGCAATAGTTAAGGAACTCGAACAAGAGTTAATTTTAACTCAACCAGTGCGAATTCATTGGACTGGTTGCCCTAATTCCTGCGGTCAACCTCAAGTTGCAGATATTGGTTTTATCGGCACGAAAACGCGCAAAGACGATCGCACGGTGGAGGCAGTAGATATATGGATGGGTGGTAAGGTTGGTAAAGATGCCCACTTAGGTAAAGAGGTGATGAAACGAGTTGCTTGTGAAGATTTAAAATCAGTAGTACGGGACTTATTGGTCGAACATTTTGGGGCAAAAATTAAAGAGGAAACATTGGTAGGTTAG
- the ggt gene encoding gamma-glutamyltransferase: MGKVIRGTIAAGDARTAAAGIEMFRLGGNAFDAAAAAVLASFVTESSLTSAAGGGFLLAHTQANQNILFDFFSQTPIHKRPHQEINFYPIDVNFGDAVQEFHIGLGAIATPGNIGGIFHVQQKLGKLPFHVVTEPAIHYAKYGIEVNEFQTYCWQILQPILTATKAARQIYAPKGVLLEVGDKLFMPDFAATLNYLAERGVQEFYRGDIARQLIKDCQTDGGYLTDADLAQYQVIEREPLTINYRGNTLLTNPPSSSGGILIAFALELLSQFDLSKIGFGTPQHLQILTAIMRLTDRARKEKYDTNVYQTNISETFLAAAQIKEYASQLNSVVNKWGSTTHLSVVDDEGNAASVTTSNGEGCGYIIPGTGIMLNNMLGEDDINPHGFHQWQENVRISSMMSPTIVLKDNRPEIVLGSGGSKRIRTAILQVISNIIDFQMPVDLAVNSSRLHWEDNVLNLEPGWSEEAIANLISTDEKSLLWNKQNMFFGGVHTVMEDESGIISGAGDKRRNGAIASI, translated from the coding sequence ATGGGCAAGGTTATACGCGGTACGATCGCGGCTGGAGATGCAAGAACCGCCGCAGCCGGAATTGAAATGTTTCGCCTCGGTGGTAATGCTTTTGATGCCGCCGCCGCTGCTGTTTTAGCTTCATTTGTCACCGAATCATCTCTGACTTCTGCTGCTGGTGGAGGTTTTCTTTTAGCTCATACTCAAGCAAATCAAAATATTTTATTTGATTTTTTTTCCCAAACTCCTATTCATAAAAGACCTCACCAAGAAATTAATTTTTACCCCATAGATGTGAATTTTGGCGATGCCGTGCAAGAATTTCATATTGGACTGGGTGCGATCGCTACGCCAGGAAATATTGGCGGGATTTTTCACGTTCAACAAAAATTAGGAAAATTACCTTTTCATGTTGTTACCGAACCAGCAATTCACTATGCTAAATATGGTATAGAAGTGAATGAATTTCAAACTTATTGCTGGCAAATTTTACAACCAATTTTGACAGCTACCAAAGCAGCACGGCAAATTTACGCACCAAAAGGAGTGTTGCTGGAGGTAGGGGATAAATTATTCATGCCTGATTTTGCAGCAACTTTAAATTATCTTGCTGAACGAGGAGTGCAAGAGTTTTATCGAGGAGATATTGCACGGCAATTAATTAAAGATTGTCAAACTGATGGCGGTTACTTAACTGATGCAGATTTAGCACAATATCAAGTTATTGAGAGAGAACCACTGACGATTAACTATCGAGGAAATACATTATTAACAAATCCACCTTCTAGTTCAGGAGGAATTCTAATTGCTTTTGCTTTAGAATTGCTGTCTCAATTCGATCTTAGTAAAATTGGTTTTGGCACGCCGCAGCACCTACAAATTCTCACAGCAATCATGCGATTAACCGATCGCGCTCGAAAAGAAAAGTACGATACTAATGTTTATCAAACTAACATATCAGAAACATTTTTAGCTGCTGCTCAAATTAAAGAATATGCATCGCAATTAAATTCAGTAGTGAATAAATGGGGTAGTACCACCCATTTAAGCGTTGTTGACGATGAAGGTAATGCCGCGAGTGTCACGACTTCTAATGGAGAGGGTTGTGGTTACATTATCCCAGGCACGGGCATTATGCTAAATAATATGCTAGGCGAGGATGATATAAATCCGCATGGTTTTCATCAATGGCAAGAGAACGTCCGAATTTCTTCGATGATGTCGCCTACAATTGTATTAAAAGATAACCGTCCCGAAATTGTTTTAGGGTCTGGTGGGTCTAAGCGAATTAGAACGGCAATTTTACAAGTTATTTCCAATATTATCGACTTTCAAATGCCTGTAGATTTAGCCGTAAATAGTTCTCGCCTGCATTGGGAAGATAATGTCTTGAATCTAGAACCAGGATGGAGTGAAGAGGCGATCGCTAACCTCATTTCTACTGACGAGAAATCTCTGTTATGGAATAAGCAGAATATGTTTTTTGGCGGCGTGCATACAGTCATGGAAGATGAGTCGGGAATCATTTCAGGTGCGGGAGATAAACGCCGCAATGGTGCGATCGCCTCAATCTAA
- a CDS encoding N-formylglutamate amidohydrolase produces the protein MNPCWVLDRVGNGAIAAVALHDGHDVRQEVADLMVISEADRWREEDPFTAAWTTIADTQIVVKRSRFELDLNRPREKAVYIHPRDAWGLEVWQSMPSAEILARSLAEYDTFYANLEQIFRDLERRHGRFVVFELHTYNHRRLGREAEPADPRYNPEINLGTATLDRDRWHSAIESFLSDLRNFDYLGRQLDVRENVKFHGGHFPRWVHQKFPDSACVLSIEVKKFFMDEWTNEVDLEQLEAIRHALQSTVPGILKQLMADGRRKY, from the coding sequence ATGAATCCCTGCTGGGTATTAGATCGAGTTGGAAATGGTGCGATCGCGGCTGTAGCCTTACATGACGGTCATGATGTCAGACAAGAAGTTGCAGATTTAATGGTCATCAGTGAAGCCGATCGCTGGCGAGAAGAAGACCCGTTTACGGCAGCTTGGACGACGATCGCAGATACGCAAATTGTAGTGAAGCGATCGCGGTTTGAATTAGATCTCAACCGTCCTAGAGAAAAAGCAGTTTATATTCACCCCAGAGATGCATGGGGTTTGGAAGTTTGGCAATCCATGCCATCAGCTGAAATTCTTGCCCGTTCCTTGGCTGAATACGATACTTTTTATGCTAATTTAGAACAAATTTTTAGAGATTTAGAACGCCGTCACGGACGTTTTGTTGTATTTGAACTGCATACTTACAATCATCGCCGTTTGGGACGAGAGGCTGAACCTGCCGATCCGAGATATAATCCAGAAATCAATTTAGGTACTGCCACGCTGGATCGCGATCGCTGGCATTCTGCGATCGAAAGTTTTCTCTCGGATCTGCGCAATTTTGACTATTTGGGCAGACAACTCGACGTAAGAGAAAATGTCAAATTTCACGGCGGACATTTTCCCAGATGGGTACATCAAAAGTTTCCCGATTCTGCTTGCGTCCTCTCAATTGAAGTCAAAAAGTTCTTCATGGATGAATGGACGAACGAAGTGGATTTAGAGCAATTGGAAGCGATCCGTCACGCCTTACAATCGACCGTACCAGGAATATTGAAGCAACTAATGGCAGACGGCAGAAGAAAATATTAA